In Plectropomus leopardus isolate mb chromosome 20, YSFRI_Pleo_2.0, whole genome shotgun sequence, one DNA window encodes the following:
- the LOC121959958 gene encoding hyaluronan and proteoglycan link protein 1-like — protein MIPVLICALISLTAADSDLDTLYPELEHSRTIYVTENGPRLSVSADQSKVVSRRGGNATLPCKIRMDQPLTPSRKMRIKWTKLTSDYLKEVDVFVAMDYHKRSYGSFHGRVHLQGSSPMDASLVITELTLEDYGRYKCEVIDGLEDGTVVVSLDLEGVVFPYFPRLGRYNLNFYDAERACREQDAIVASFDQLYEAWRGKLDWCNAGWLSDGSVQYPIINPREPCGGKNTVPGVRNYGLRDKDKNHYDVFCFTSHYKGRFYYLIHPSKLTYDEAVRACQKDGAQIAKVGQMYAAWKLLGYDRCDAGWLADGSVRYPISRPRRRCSPTEAAVRFNGFPDKKHKLYGVYCFKGHN, from the exons ATGATTCCTGTGCTGATCTGTGCGTTGATCTCTCTGACCGCAGCCGACAGCGATTTAGACACTCTGTATCCTGAACTGGAGCACTCGAGAACCATCTATGTCACAG AGAACGGCCCTCGACTTTCGGTGTCGGCGGATCAATCGAAGGTGGTGTCGCGGCGAGGAGGAAACGCTACGTTACCATGCAAGATCCGAATGGACCAACCACTGACGCCCAGCCGCAAGATGAGGATCAAATGGACCAAACTCACCTCCGACTACCTGAAAGAG GTGGACGTTTTCGTCGCCATGGACTATCACAAGCGTAGTTACGGCAGTTTCCACGGACGCGTCCACCTGCAGGGCTCCTCCCCCATGGACGCCTCTCTGGTCATCACAGAGCTCACCCTGGAGGATTATGGGAGGTATAAATGTGAAGTTATCGACGGGCTGGAGGACGGAACGGTGGTGGTGTCGCTCGACCTGGAAG GCGTCGTCTTCCCCTACTTCCCCCGCCTGGGACGCTACAACCTCAACTTCTACGACGCAGAGCGGGCGTGTCGGGAGCAGGACGCCATCGTGGCCTCCTTCGACCAGCTGTACGAAGCGTGGCGGGGGAAGCTGGACTGGTGCAACGCCGGCTGGCTGAGCGACGGCTCGGTGCAGTATCCCATCATCAACCCCAGAGAGCCCTGCGGAGGCAAGAACACGGTGCCGGGCGTCCGAAACTACGGgctgagagacaaagacaagaacCACTACGACGTTTTCTGTTTCACCTCCCACTACaaag GTCGGTTCTACTACCTGATCCACCCCTCTAAGTTAACCTACGACGAGGCCGTCAGGGCATGTCAAAAAGACGGCGCCCAGATCGCCAAAGTCGGCCAGATGTACGCCGCCTGGAAGCTGCTGGGCTACGACCGCTGCGACGCCGGCTGGTTGGCCGACGGCAGCGTTCGTTATCCCATCTCCCGCCCCCGCCGGCGCTGCAGCCCCACAGAGGCCGCCGTGAGGTTCAACGGCTTCCCTGACAAAAAGCACAAGCTGTACGGAGTGTACTGCTTCAAGGGCCACAACTGA